In one Winogradskyella sp. MH6 genomic region, the following are encoded:
- a CDS encoding glycoside hydrolase family 30 protein — translation MKALRTSIYCLLILAMSCNTQPEELKVQIFETSASGNQLTQIEPLAVDEEVDLLPVIRILPDQKFQTITGFGGAFTESSAYLLNKLSQKNRDLILKAYFSEEGANYSLCRTHMNSCDFSLNQYSYTPTEDKELKDFSVKEDMDDLIPMIKDAQAISKEGFKLFASPWTAPPWMKDNKEWVGGKLLKEYYPTWALFFSKYIEAYKEQDIELWGFTVENEPHGNGNNWESMHFSPEEMTDFVQHHLGPKLEADGYGDKIILGYDQNRAGIKEWVDVMYATEESSKYYDGTAIHWYESTYEVFPDDLQYAHNKAPDKYLIETEGCIDDEVPVWKDDAWYWKKEATDWGWKWASAEDKYLHPKYAPVNRYARDIIGCLNNWVDGWVDWNMVLNKQGGPNWFKNWCIAPVIVDELNDEVYFTPLYYIMTHFSKYIRPGAKVLGIDNVGSDIIATAAENLDGSTTLVVFNEGKEVKTFYLWLNDKRTTVRIKAQAIQTIVMQNN, via the coding sequence ATGAAAGCGTTAAGAACCAGTATTTATTGTCTTTTAATATTAGCTATGAGTTGCAATACCCAACCAGAAGAATTGAAAGTTCAAATTTTTGAAACTTCAGCAAGTGGAAATCAATTAACTCAAATAGAGCCTTTAGCTGTAGATGAAGAAGTTGATTTGTTGCCAGTAATAAGAATATTACCTGACCAAAAGTTTCAAACCATTACTGGTTTTGGTGGAGCATTTACAGAGTCGTCAGCATATTTACTCAATAAGTTAAGTCAAAAAAATAGAGACCTTATTCTAAAAGCTTATTTCAGTGAAGAAGGTGCAAATTATTCACTTTGCAGAACACACATGAATTCTTGTGATTTTTCGCTAAACCAGTATTCTTATACTCCAACTGAAGATAAAGAATTAAAAGACTTCTCTGTTAAGGAAGATATGGATGATTTAATCCCAATGATTAAAGATGCTCAAGCTATTTCAAAAGAAGGGTTTAAATTGTTTGCGTCACCATGGACAGCACCACCTTGGATGAAAGATAACAAAGAATGGGTTGGTGGTAAACTGCTGAAAGAGTACTATCCAACGTGGGCATTGTTTTTTTCAAAATATATAGAAGCATACAAAGAACAAGATATAGAGCTTTGGGGTTTTACCGTAGAAAATGAACCTCACGGTAACGGGAATAATTGGGAAAGTATGCACTTTTCACCAGAAGAAATGACCGATTTTGTTCAACATCATTTAGGACCAAAATTAGAAGCCGATGGTTATGGAGATAAAATCATTTTAGGCTACGACCAAAATAGAGCAGGCATAAAAGAATGGGTAGATGTAATGTATGCTACAGAAGAGTCTTCAAAATATTACGATGGTACAGCTATACATTGGTATGAGAGTACTTATGAGGTTTTTCCAGATGATCTACAGTATGCACATAATAAAGCACCAGATAAATACCTCATAGAAACCGAAGGTTGTATAGATGATGAGGTTCCTGTTTGGAAAGACGATGCTTGGTATTGGAAAAAAGAAGCGACTGATTGGGGCTGGAAATGGGCATCAGCAGAAGATAAATACTTGCATCCTAAATATGCGCCAGTAAATAGATATGCCAGAGACATTATAGGTTGTCTTAACAATTGGGTAGATGGTTGGGTAGATTGGAATATGGTACTCAATAAACAAGGTGGTCCAAATTGGTTTAAGAATTGGTGTATTGCACCTGTGATTGTAGATGAGCTTAATGATGAGGTATACTTTACACCATTGTATTATATAATGACTCACTTTAGCAAATACATAAGGCCAGGGGCAAAAGTTCTGGGTATAGACAATGTAGGGAGTGACATTATTGCGACAGCTGCAGAGAACCTAGATGGTTCTACAACTCTTGTAGTATTTAATGAAGGTAAAGAAGTTAAGACATTTTATTTATGGCTTAATGATAAACGAACTACTGTAAGAATCAAAGCGCAGGCTATTCAAACTATAGTAATGCAGAATAATTAG
- a CDS encoding PKD domain-containing protein, with product MSVFKSSISKLFFIALALIAFSCEDNESGVDLIGLEARFTTEFNQRTVSFNNISNAATSYIWDFGDGTNSTLENPVKTYENGTYTVSLTAYNDNGDSDTFEKMFTIDVAICDDEIAENIDPANGNLNWTFMSTDGSVTFDAFGNIGGSIVTNPNFEDGINTSCNVYKYEKISGCETWSGVGIALNTAMDFTDANTDKVFKMKVLAENQLTDVTLRLERLPFPDTEPSQERIASITQLGEWQELTFDFSDVSTGTYKSMIIYFERNAPCDGDVYYFDDIIQE from the coding sequence ATGAGCGTATTTAAATCAAGTATTTCTAAACTATTTTTTATTGCACTTGCATTAATAGCATTCTCTTGTGAAGATAACGAAAGCGGAGTAGACCTAATAGGTCTAGAAGCAAGATTTACCACAGAGTTTAACCAGAGAACAGTAAGCTTTAACAATATTTCTAATGCTGCTACAAGCTACATTTGGGACTTTGGCGATGGAACAAATTCCACATTAGAAAATCCTGTAAAAACTTATGAAAATGGCACTTATACGGTATCTCTTACAGCGTATAATGATAACGGAGATTCAGACACGTTTGAAAAAATGTTTACTATAGATGTTGCTATATGTGATGATGAAATTGCTGAAAATATTGACCCAGCTAATGGTAATTTAAATTGGACTTTTATGTCAACAGACGGAAGTGTCACATTTGATGCCTTCGGAAATATTGGTGGGTCAATTGTTACAAACCCAAATTTTGAAGATGGTATAAACACAAGCTGTAATGTTTACAAATATGAAAAAATTAGTGGTTGTGAAACTTGGTCTGGTGTCGGTATAGCGCTAAATACTGCTATGGATTTTACCGATGCGAATACGGATAAAGTTTTTAAAATGAAAGTCTTGGCAGAAAATCAGTTAACAGACGTAACATTGCGTTTAGAGCGTTTGCCATTTCCAGATACAGAACCTTCCCAAGAAAGAATAGCAAGTATTACGCAATTAGGAGAATGGCAAGAGTTAACTTTTGATTTTTCAGATGTTAGTACAGGAACCTATAAAAGCATGATCATTTATTTTGAAAGAAATGCACCATGCGACGGTGACGTATATTACTTTGATGATATTATTCAAGAATAA
- a CDS encoding glycosyl hydrolase family 17 protein, which translates to MKIRKIIVCVLSIVFMMSCKNEKREEPLTQIKKEVTAKDILGNPDYLAISYGGYRGKTRDSQPTIVELKEDLKILSAMGVKLLRTYNVQPKLPHASNVLKAISELKAEDENFEMYVMLGAWIDCLNAWTGKEPNHNVESPNNAGEIKRAVALANQYPDIVKIIAVGNEAMVKWATSYYVQPEVILKWVKHLQNLKAEGKLPKDLWITSSDDFASWGGGEDTYHVADLNELIKEVDFISMHTYPYHNTHYNPEFWGVPEAHINMPDTTKIEMAMERALKFAQKQYDSVTNYMKSIGVNKPIHIGETGWATTSTGHYGSDGSKATDEYKQGLYYKLMRRWTNRAGISCFYFEAFNEQWKDANNPNGSENHFGLFTIDGKAKYPIWDLVDKKIFEGLTRNGNPISKTYNGDKKALLKDVLVPPSQEEIMANR; encoded by the coding sequence ATGAAAATTAGAAAAATAATAGTTTGTGTTCTATCTATAGTCTTCATGATGTCTTGTAAAAATGAAAAGCGCGAAGAGCCTTTAACTCAAATCAAAAAAGAAGTGACAGCAAAAGATATATTAGGAAATCCGGATTACTTGGCCATTTCTTATGGAGGATACAGAGGGAAAACAAGAGACAGTCAGCCTACAATTGTAGAATTAAAAGAAGATTTAAAAATTCTTTCTGCAATGGGTGTTAAGTTGCTTAGAACCTATAATGTTCAGCCAAAATTACCTCATGCGTCTAATGTTTTAAAAGCCATTTCAGAATTAAAAGCCGAGGATGAGAATTTTGAAATGTACGTTATGCTTGGCGCTTGGATAGATTGTCTTAATGCTTGGACAGGCAAAGAGCCAAATCATAATGTTGAAAGCCCAAACAATGCAGGTGAGATAAAAAGAGCAGTGGCATTGGCAAATCAATACCCAGATATAGTTAAAATAATAGCAGTTGGTAATGAGGCTATGGTAAAATGGGCAACGTCTTATTACGTACAGCCAGAAGTAATTTTAAAATGGGTGAAGCATCTTCAAAATTTAAAAGCAGAAGGTAAGTTGCCTAAAGATCTTTGGATTACAAGCTCAGATGACTTTGCATCTTGGGGAGGTGGCGAAGATACGTATCATGTAGCAGATTTAAATGAATTGATTAAGGAGGTAGACTTTATCTCTATGCATACTTATCCTTATCACAATACACATTACAACCCAGAATTTTGGGGAGTTCCAGAAGCGCATATAAACATGCCAGATACTACTAAGATTGAAATGGCTATGGAGCGTGCTTTAAAATTTGCCCAAAAACAATACGATAGTGTTACTAATTACATGAAAAGTATTGGTGTAAATAAACCAATTCACATAGGTGAAACGGGTTGGGCAACTACATCTACAGGACATTATGGTTCTGATGGATCAAAAGCAACAGACGAATATAAACAAGGTTTGTATTATAAATTAATGAGACGATGGACCAACAGAGCTGGTATTTCGTGTTTTTATTTTGAAGCTTTTAACGAGCAATGGAAAGATGCTAATAATCCAAATGGATCAGAAAATCACTTTGGGTTATTCACTATAGACGGAAAAGCAAAATACCCAATTTGGGATTTGGTTGACAAGAAAATTTTTGAAGGCTTAACAAGAAACGGTAATCCTATAAGTAAAACTTACAATGGTGATAAAAAAGCACTGCTTAAAGATGTTTTGGTGCCTCCGTCTCAAGAAGAAATTATGGCAAATAGATAA
- a CDS encoding glycoside hydrolase family 2 TIM barrel-domain containing protein → MVNNLLRLFAFLLSVSFAFAQSAKVSVESNSEGQKLVVNGKPFMINGMNWDYVPIGTNVVDAEFYKKSDDIIKAGLDAEMALLQNMNVNVIRQYVGVPAKWIKYIYENYGIHTMLNDSFGRYGLTIDGVWTPITDYKDERTKELLMSEITNMVTEYKNTPGILLYLIGNENNYGLFWQGAETEDFPDGEEKINAVGELRGRPMYKLMNEAAKKMKAIDPNHPVAICNGDLLFLEIIAQECPDVDIYGTNMYRGESFGDAFQRVKKEYGKPIMFTEFGSDAFNAVENQEDQKMQAFYMKSNWKEIYENAAGLGKANNSLGGFTFQFSDGWWKAGFDDRKDADTHQTESTWNAGGYKWDEAYPGANNMNEEWFGICAKGPTNERGLYTLYPRAAYYTLKDAHSLDPYAEGVNLDFINNYFNNINLMDAVLRARGDKAALGENELEKIRLSRLTAQFTTFNTGGSLITTPETADQSQNTYPNQLGFDHMQSYFVGVEGKPNASMRAEATFNILGNVADNPINEIFYENVNRPYTVQDANTGENVTIADNNRIRLYQAEFEWNHKDFDLRGFYRTGHYHWAYEGDFFNLYPEANYGPNLDIYNGEILGIEVDAKGKLDGLKAAFGPQLWWGANPTALLKYQRKFGKWDVTGIYHRDLDTGLEFDATGRRVLDANQVRSGIIPPWPTERATLVVERKFGKFDVTVGGIWGGSPLNGSTFQDINDNNQVVEDKVSGSDNWGGKAKVTYQGGRFNWYGQASYMGIVAGGGTDQTQTFTGWKLKDSGSGNMVNALTGFTYSFGDFQIAPNFMYQEPLVDPIPNNFGGAARLRNFIDDPFAVRNGNREMFGSEILLTYDPTPGTWMYQWDNDRAEDAKFAMNLGFVYRRLPTAMDAHIGFLADRTFFAFPNSAPAEDLWEVHSRMVSKLSPDLGIIGNFYYGNGQGNGDSDRTITRFGADVRAIYRKNMLQAHVKVNDWGPFDYHRDFNLTFPLQLMLDLSTSIGKPDWFILPSTRIGVRGTWRSLNEFSPRYAPLATPAGTFNAPPTLSTEGFPNGSEWEIRTYIHINIGK, encoded by the coding sequence ATGGTAAACAATCTTTTAAGGCTATTTGCATTTCTACTGTCTGTGAGCTTTGCTTTTGCTCAATCAGCTAAAGTGTCGGTTGAAAGTAATTCAGAGGGGCAAAAATTAGTTGTCAACGGAAAACCATTTATGATTAATGGTATGAATTGGGATTATGTTCCAATAGGTACTAATGTTGTTGATGCAGAATTCTACAAAAAATCTGATGATATTATAAAAGCAGGTTTAGATGCAGAAATGGCATTACTTCAAAATATGAATGTTAATGTCATAAGACAATACGTGGGTGTACCAGCCAAGTGGATAAAATACATTTACGAAAACTATGGCATTCATACCATGTTAAACGATTCGTTTGGTCGTTATGGTCTTACTATAGATGGTGTATGGACGCCAATTACTGACTACAAAGACGAGCGCACAAAGGAGCTGCTGATGTCAGAAATTACCAATATGGTAACCGAATATAAAAATACACCTGGTATTTTACTGTATCTCATAGGAAATGAAAATAACTATGGCTTGTTTTGGCAAGGAGCAGAAACTGAAGATTTTCCAGATGGTGAAGAAAAAATCAATGCTGTAGGTGAGCTTAGAGGAAGACCAATGTATAAATTGATGAACGAAGCAGCAAAGAAAATGAAAGCCATAGATCCTAATCATCCTGTGGCAATATGTAATGGTGATCTTTTGTTTTTAGAAATAATAGCACAAGAATGTCCAGATGTGGATATCTATGGAACCAACATGTATAGAGGTGAATCCTTTGGTGATGCATTTCAGCGTGTAAAAAAGGAATACGGAAAACCTATTATGTTTACTGAGTTTGGTTCAGATGCTTTTAATGCTGTAGAAAATCAGGAAGATCAAAAGATGCAAGCCTTTTACATGAAATCTAACTGGAAAGAGATTTACGAAAATGCAGCAGGTTTAGGTAAAGCAAACAACTCTTTAGGTGGGTTTACATTTCAATTCTCTGACGGATGGTGGAAAGCAGGTTTTGATGATAGAAAAGATGCAGATACACACCAAACAGAATCTACATGGAATGCTGGAGGTTACAAATGGGATGAAGCTTATCCTGGTGCTAATAATATGAACGAAGAATGGTTTGGTATTTGCGCAAAAGGACCAACAAACGAAAGAGGGCTTTATACATTATACCCTAGAGCTGCCTATTACACGTTAAAAGATGCTCATAGTTTAGACCCTTATGCTGAAGGAGTAAATTTAGATTTCATAAATAATTATTTCAACAACATTAACTTAATGGATGCCGTACTTAGAGCTAGAGGAGATAAAGCTGCTTTGGGCGAAAATGAATTGGAGAAAATTAGGTTAAGTCGTTTAACAGCGCAATTCACAACATTCAACACAGGTGGAAGTTTAATTACCACACCCGAAACGGCAGATCAATCACAAAATACATATCCAAATCAATTGGGCTTTGATCATATGCAATCCTATTTTGTTGGTGTAGAAGGTAAGCCTAATGCTAGCATGAGAGCAGAAGCTACATTCAATATACTTGGTAATGTAGCAGACAATCCTATTAACGAGATTTTTTATGAAAATGTAAATAGACCATATACTGTACAAGATGCAAATACAGGCGAAAATGTTACAATAGCAGACAATAACAGAATTAGACTATACCAAGCGGAATTTGAGTGGAATCATAAAGATTTTGATTTACGAGGGTTTTATCGTACAGGTCATTATCATTGGGCTTACGAAGGGGATTTCTTTAACCTTTATCCAGAAGCAAATTATGGTCCAAACTTAGATATTTATAATGGGGAAATTTTAGGAATTGAAGTAGATGCCAAAGGAAAATTAGACGGACTTAAAGCAGCATTTGGACCGCAACTATGGTGGGGCGCAAACCCAACAGCTTTATTAAAGTATCAACGTAAGTTCGGAAAATGGGATGTAACAGGTATTTATCATAGAGATTTAGATACAGGTTTAGAATTTGATGCAACTGGCCGTCGAGTACTAGATGCCAACCAAGTAAGAAGTGGTATCATTCCACCATGGCCAACAGAAAGAGCAACACTAGTTGTAGAACGCAAATTTGGTAAGTTTGATGTTACCGTTGGTGGTATTTGGGGGGGAAGCCCTCTAAATGGTAGTACATTTCAAGACATTAATGACAACAATCAAGTTGTTGAAGATAAGGTTTCTGGTAGTGATAATTGGGGTGGTAAAGCCAAGGTTACATACCAAGGAGGTCGCTTTAATTGGTATGGGCAAGCCTCTTACATGGGAATAGTAGCTGGAGGTGGCACAGATCAAACACAAACTTTTACAGGGTGGAAGTTAAAAGATAGTGGTAGTGGAAATATGGTAAATGCCTTAACCGGATTCACTTACTCATTCGGTGATTTTCAAATTGCACCAAACTTTATGTACCAAGAACCATTGGTAGACCCTATTCCAAATAATTTTGGAGGAGCAGCTCGATTGAGAAACTTTATAGATGATCCATTTGCAGTAAGAAATGGAAACAGAGAAATGTTTGGTTCTGAAATTTTGCTAACATACGATCCAACACCAGGTACTTGGATGTACCAATGGGATAATGACAGAGCCGAAGATGCAAAATTTGCGATGAACTTAGGTTTTGTCTATCGTCGTTTACCAACCGCAATGGATGCTCACATAGGATTCTTGGCAGACCGTACCTTCTTTGCCTTTCCAAATTCTGCGCCAGCTGAAGATCTTTGGGAAGTACATTCTAGAATGGTATCTAAGTTAAGTCCAGATCTTGGCATTATTGGTAACTTCTACTATGGTAATGGGCAAGGTAATGGAGATTCTGATAGAACAATAACACGTTTTGGAGCAGACGTGAGAGCTATATATAGAAAAAATATGTTACAAGCTCATGTAAAAGTTAATGATTGGGGACCTTTTGATTACCATAGAGATTTTAACCTTACGTTCCCGTTACAATTAATGCTAGACTTATCTACCTCGATAGGAAAACCTGATTGGTTCATATTACCAAGTACTAGAATAGGTGTTCGAGGAACTTGGAGATCCCTTAATGAATTTTCACCAAGATATGCTCCGTTGGCTACACCAGCAGGAACATTTAATGCACCTCCAACTTTAAGTACTGAAGGATTCCCAAATGGTTCAGAATGGGAAATAAGAACTTACATACACATCAATATCGGAAAATAA
- a CDS encoding glycoside hydrolase family 16 protein encodes MNIKFSYKISLYVVALSLATSFLGCNLDETQEVATSTNLVWEDNFDEDGAPDPLKWIYEIGDGSAQGIPGWGNNELQYYTDRSENVSVESGVLKITARQESYEGSNYTSARLITKGLFQKRYGRFEARIKLPTGQGLWPAFWLLGDDSNGEVWPEIGEIDIMEYLGNEPTKVLGTVHGPQFSGAESISKELVLENDRFDTGFHIFGIEWSPNKINFYVDDKLYQTITPEVVDEETDGEGEWVFNDRPFYIILNVAVGGNLPGPPNDETMFPQSMYVDYVRVYN; translated from the coding sequence ATGAATATAAAATTCTCATATAAAATAAGTCTTTACGTCGTAGCATTATCGCTGGCAACTAGTTTTTTAGGATGTAATCTAGACGAAACACAAGAAGTTGCAACATCTACCAATTTAGTTTGGGAGGATAATTTTGATGAAGACGGAGCTCCAGATCCGTTAAAATGGATTTATGAAATAGGTGATGGTTCTGCACAAGGTATACCTGGCTGGGGAAACAATGAGCTTCAATATTACACAGATAGATCAGAAAATGTAAGTGTAGAAAGCGGAGTGTTAAAAATAACAGCAAGACAAGAATCTTACGAAGGTTCTAATTATACGTCTGCAAGATTAATAACTAAAGGCTTGTTTCAAAAACGTTATGGCCGCTTTGAAGCGCGTATAAAATTACCAACAGGTCAAGGTCTGTGGCCTGCTTTCTGGTTGCTTGGCGACGATAGCAATGGAGAAGTTTGGCCAGAGATTGGCGAAATTGACATTATGGAATACCTAGGAAATGAACCAACTAAAGTTTTAGGAACTGTTCATGGTCCACAATTTTCAGGAGCTGAGTCCATTTCCAAAGAACTGGTTTTAGAAAACGATCGTTTTGATACTGGTTTTCACATTTTTGGTATCGAATGGTCTCCTAATAAAATCAACTTTTATGTTGATGACAAATTATATCAAACCATAACACCAGAAGTTGTAGATGAAGAAACTGATGGTGAGGGAGAATGGGTTTTTAATGACCGTCCTTTTTACATAATTCTAAACGTAGCGGTTGGAGGAAATTTACCAGGTCCGCCAAATGACGAAACAATGTTTCCTCAAAGTATGTATGTAGATTACGTTAGAGTTTATAACTAA
- a CDS encoding MFS transporter: MAKVKTASRNKVPFGQKAAFGSGHFILNILPGTLGVFIQFFLLTAWGVDPLWAGLLGGLPRIFDSITDPIMGFISDNTKSKWGRRRPYIFIGAIISGVLFFLMWQLDDNASQSYIIWHVMILQLLFLIGNTMFATPLVGLGYEMTSDYNERTRLMAFSNTMGQIAWMIVPWLYVIIPDTDTFNTQTEGVRTMALIVGVMCVVFGILPALFCKGIDASHMENRKEINFRTLATNMKELLAGIVQVSKNKAFMKLCGATFLVFNGFQLVAAFGVFIIVFYLYNGSYELAGTWPAWFNTINAIITAFIVIPIISRMANKWGKKKAFIISTVLSIIGYILKWWGFDKDLNSQFAQTSLGKSLNAGVGSLFESLNPVLDNIGMSWFSIEPGSEIPWLIFVPIPLFAFGMGGLFTLMMSMTADVCDLDELENGMPRKEGTFGAIYWLMVKIGQSIALVLGGVILSIVGFDPNATEQSIETMNNLRIADIIVPSATAALAIWVMWKYSLTEDRAKEIKKELVERRGEL; encoded by the coding sequence ATGGCAAAAGTTAAAACAGCATCTAGAAATAAAGTACCATTTGGTCAAAAAGCAGCCTTTGGTTCTGGTCATTTTATTTTAAATATTCTACCAGGAACATTAGGTGTTTTTATTCAATTTTTCTTGTTAACAGCTTGGGGAGTTGACCCTTTATGGGCTGGACTTTTGGGCGGTTTACCGAGAATTTTCGATTCTATCACTGATCCAATTATGGGTTTTATATCAGACAATACAAAATCTAAATGGGGAAGACGAAGACCCTACATTTTTATTGGTGCTATAATTAGTGGAGTTTTATTCTTTTTAATGTGGCAATTAGATGACAATGCATCTCAGAGTTATATTATTTGGCATGTTATGATTTTACAATTGTTATTTCTTATTGGAAATACAATGTTTGCAACACCTCTTGTTGGTCTTGGGTATGAAATGACATCAGACTATAATGAACGTACAAGATTAATGGCGTTTTCTAATACAATGGGTCAAATTGCGTGGATGATTGTTCCGTGGTTGTATGTAATAATACCAGATACAGACACCTTTAATACACAAACAGAAGGAGTGCGTACAATGGCTCTTATTGTAGGTGTGATGTGTGTTGTATTTGGGATTTTACCGGCATTATTTTGTAAAGGAATTGATGCTTCTCACATGGAAAACAGAAAAGAAATCAATTTCAGAACATTAGCTACAAATATGAAGGAACTTCTCGCTGGGATTGTGCAGGTTTCAAAAAATAAAGCTTTTATGAAATTATGTGGAGCAACTTTTTTAGTCTTTAATGGTTTTCAGTTAGTCGCTGCATTTGGAGTGTTTATTATTGTGTTTTATCTATATAATGGTAGTTATGAATTGGCTGGTACATGGCCAGCTTGGTTTAATACCATAAATGCTATAATTACAGCATTTATAGTCATCCCAATTATTTCAAGAATGGCTAATAAATGGGGAAAGAAGAAAGCATTTATTATTTCTACAGTACTATCAATTATTGGTTATATACTAAAGTGGTGGGGATTTGATAAGGATCTAAATAGTCAATTTGCTCAGACAAGTTTAGGTAAAAGTTTGAATGCTGGTGTTGGGTCTTTATTCGAGTCTTTAAACCCTGTTTTGGATAATATTGGTATGTCATGGTTTAGCATAGAGCCAGGAAGTGAAATTCCTTGGTTAATTTTTGTTCCAATTCCTTTATTTGCTTTTGGTATGGGAGGATTGTTTACACTAATGATGAGTATGACTGCTGATGTTTGTGATTTAGACGAGTTGGAAAATGGTATGCCTAGAAAAGAAGGAACATTTGGAGCTATTTATTGGCTAATGGTTAAAATCGGGCAATCAATTGCTCTAGTGTTAGGTGGAGTAATATTGAGTATCGTAGGTTTTGATCCCAATGCAACTGAACAATCAATAGAAACTATGAATAACCTTAGGATAGCAGATATTATTGTGCCATCAGCAACAGCAGCATTAGCTATTTGGGTGATGTGGAAATATAGCTTAACCGAAGATAGAGCTAAGGAAATAAAGAAAGAATTAGTAGAACGTAGAGGTGAATTATAA
- a CDS encoding carbohydrate-binding protein, which produces MKYLKQIQTKTLCLLSLVSIVLFGCERDMPADAPLATFPNIADVFTDVPVNLTDEFFISFDPSGGANVNGFGTDENEAYQGTTSIRIDVPAANNPDGGFIGGIFRDRGEGRNLTQYDALTFWAKGSTTGTIGEVGFGADFLDDKFPVSRSNIQLTTDWKKYVVPIPDASKLTQEKGMFLFAAGGLDVLGDGPNGNEIGWTFWLDEIRFENLGTNLAVNTEILNGEDQVVEAFTGSNITISGLSQTVNLGTGENVNINIAPAYFDFINSNSSVATVSESGLVSVVGSSGTTTITAILNNIQANGSLEVTSNGQFPSAPIPTRDSANVISLFSDAYTNVPVRHYNGFFEPYQTTLGGAGSDPNNVDIQGMLPDGSLDNIINYTQLNFVSIGTYETVQLVDASTATHLHIDINVRETIDAADFIRLELESGTFTGTTANGSFVLSSAALSNVNSDGWASIDVPLASFSGAVDFSSLGQLFFISDGTISNIWVDNVYYYNE; this is translated from the coding sequence ATGAAATATTTAAAACAAATACAAACAAAAACACTTTGCTTACTAAGCTTGGTGTCGATAGTATTATTTGGCTGTGAGCGAGATATGCCAGCTGATGCACCATTGGCAACATTTCCAAATATAGCCGATGTATTTACTGATGTTCCAGTTAATTTAACGGATGAATTTTTTATTTCATTTGACCCTTCAGGTGGAGCAAATGTTAACGGATTTGGAACTGATGAAAATGAAGCTTATCAAGGAACAACGTCAATTAGAATAGATGTACCAGCAGCTAATAATCCAGATGGTGGTTTTATAGGTGGTATATTTAGAGACCGTGGAGAAGGTCGTAACCTTACGCAATACGATGCACTTACTTTTTGGGCAAAAGGATCTACAACAGGTACTATAGGTGAAGTAGGATTTGGTGCCGATTTTTTAGATGATAAGTTCCCAGTAAGTCGCAGTAATATTCAATTAACTACAGATTGGAAAAAATATGTTGTACCAATACCAGATGCTTCTAAATTAACACAAGAGAAGGGTATGTTCCTGTTTGCTGCTGGTGGATTAGATGTTCTTGGTGATGGTCCAAATGGTAACGAAATAGGTTGGACATTCTGGCTAGATGAAATACGTTTTGAAAACTTAGGAACTAACCTGGCTGTAAATACAGAAATACTTAATGGTGAAGATCAGGTAGTTGAAGCATTTACTGGGTCTAATATAACCATTTCGGGTCTGTCACAAACTGTAAATCTAGGAACTGGAGAAAATGTAAATATCAACATTGCACCTGCATATTTTGATTTTATAAACTCAAATTCTTCAGTTGCAACTGTTAGCGAATCTGGATTGGTTTCTGTTGTTGGAAGTTCTGGAACAACTACAATTACAGCAATATTAAATAATATACAGGCAAACGGATCATTAGAAGTTACTTCAAACGGCCAGTTTCCTAGTGCGCCTATTCCAACCAGAGATTCTGCAAATGTAATATCGCTTTTTAGTGATGCTTATACAAATGTACCTGTAAGACATTATAATGGTTTTTTTGAACCATATCAAACTACTTTAGGTGGAGCAGGATCAGATCCAAATAATGTAGACATTCAAGGAATGCTTCCAGATGGGTCATTAGATAACATTATCAACTATACTCAGTTAAACTTTGTAAGTATAGGTACTTATGAAACAGTACAATTGGTTGATGCAAGTACAGCTACTCATTTGCATATAGATATCAATGTTAGAGAAACTATTGATGCTGCAGACTTCATTAGGTTAGAGTTAGAGAGTGGCACGTTTACTGGCACTACGGCTAATGGTAGTTTTGTTCTTAGTTCAGCAGCTTTAAGTAATGTAAATAGCGATGGATGGGCAAGTATAGATGTTCCGTTAGCGAGTTTTTCTGGTGCTGTAGATTTTAGCAGTCTAGGTCAACTGTTTTTTATATCTGATGGAACAATATCAAATATTTGGGTAGACAATGTGTACTACTATAACGAGTAA